A stretch of the Aegilops tauschii subsp. strangulata cultivar AL8/78 chromosome 4, Aet v6.0, whole genome shotgun sequence genome encodes the following:
- the LOC109752052 gene encoding protein disulfide-isomerase translates to MAICKAWISLLLALAVVLSAPAARAEEAAAAAEEAAAPEAVLTLHADNFDDAIAKHPFILVEFYAPWCGHCKSLAPEYEKAAQLLSKHDPAIVLAKVDANDEKNKPLAGKYEVQGFPTLKIFRNGGKNIQEYKGPREAEGIVEYLKKQVGPASKEIKAPEDATYLEDGKIHIVGVFTEFSGTEFTNFLEVAEKLRSDYDFGHTVHANHLPRGDAAVERPLVRLFKPFDELVVDSKDFDVSALEKFIDASSTPKVVTFDKNPDNHPYLLKFFQTNAPKAMLFLNFSTGPFESFKSAYYGAVEEFSGKDVKFLIGDIEASQGAFQYFGLKEDQAPLILIQDSDSKKFLKEQVEAGQIVAWLKDYFDGKLTPFRKSEPIPEANNEPVKVVVADNVHDVVFKSGKNVLIEFYAPWCGHCKKLAPILDEAAATLQSEEDVVIAKMDATANDVPSEFDVQGYPTLYFVTPSGKKVSYEGGRTADEIVDYIKKNKETAGQAAAADTEKAAEPAATEPLKDEL, encoded by the exons ATGGCGATCTGCAAGGCCTGGATCTCGCTGCTGCTCGCGCTCGCCGTCGTCCTGTCCGCCCCGGCGGCCAgggcggaggaggccgccgccgccgcggaggAGGCTGCGGCCCCCGAGGCCGTGCTCACCCTGCACGCCGACAACTTCGACGACGCCATCGCCAAGCACCCCTTCATCCTCGTCGAGTTCTACGCCCCATG GTGTGGACACTGCAAGAGCCTGGCACCTGAG TATGAGAAGGCGGCCCAACTGTTGAGCAAGCACGACCCAGCGATTGTCCTTGCTAAGGTTGATGCCAACGATGAGAAGAACAAGCCGCTTGCGGGCAAGTACGAGGTCCAGGGCTTCCCTACCCTCAAGATCTTCAGGAACGGGGGAAAGAACATCCAGGAATACAAGGGCCCCAGGGAGGCTGAGGGAATTGTCGAGTACTTGAAGAAGCAGGTTGGCCCTGCTTCCAAGGAGATCAAGGCACCTGAAGATGCCACTTACCTTGAAGACGGCAAGATCCACATT GTTGGTGTTTTCACTGAATTCAGCGGCACTGAGTTTACAAACTTCCTTGAGGTTGCTGAGAAGCTGAGGTCTGATTATGACTTTGGCCACACCGTGCATGCCAACCATCTCCCACGTGGTGATGCAGCAGTGGAGAGGCCATTGGTTAGGCTATTCAAGCCATTTGATGAGCTCGTTGTTGACAGCAAG GATTTTGATGTTTCTGCTTTGGAGAAATTCATTGATGCTAGCAGCACCCCGAAAGTTGTTACTTTTGACAAGAACCCTGACAACCATCCTTACCTCCTGAAATTCTTCCAGACCAATGCTCCCAAG GCCATGCTCTTTTTGAACTTCTCCACTGGACCGTTTGAGTCCTTCAAATCAGCCTACTATGGTGCTGTAGAGGAGTTCAGTGGCAAGGATGTGAAGTTCCTTATTGGTGACATTGAAGCGAGCCAAGGCGCTTTCCAG TACTTCGGGCTGAAAGAGGATCAGGCACCACTGATCCTCATTCAAGACAGTGACTCGAAGAAGTTTTTGAAGGAACAGGTTGAGGCTGGCCAAATTGTTGCTTGGTTGAAGGATTACTTT gatggcaaatTGACACCATTCAGGAAGTCTGAGCCTATTCCTGAGGCCAACAATGAGCCTGTTAAGGTAGTTGTGGCTGACAACGTTCACGACGTGGTCTTCAAATCTGGCAAAAATG TTCTTATCGAGTTCTATGCACCCTGGTGCGGACACTGCAAGAAGCTAGCACCCATCCTCGACGAGGCAGCTGCCACCCTTCAAAGTGAAGAGGACGTTGTGATCGCGAAGATG GACGCGACCGCGAATGACGTGCCCAGTGAGTTCGATGTCCAGGGTTACCCCACCCTGTACTTCGTCACTCCCAGCGGGAAGAAGGTCTCGTACGAGGGCGGCAGGACGGCCGACGAGATCGTAGACTACATCAAGAAGAACAAGGAGACTGCTGGGCAGGCGGCTGCGGCGGACACCGAGAAGGCGGCGGAACCGGCTGCCACCGAGCCTCTGAAGGACGAGCTCTGA
- the LOC120962771 gene encoding uncharacterized protein: MFCSDSDHENFVLECAVANKEEQHVEEKGIESEDVYPSGFLSSTPTKPLVGNAEGTSSSGGKLESMEYCESILRSVDFCESDEEEFKGDELKTLPPEAVQAIQNISLKISLLETLDHAQDQGLATGKNKWGHVLVQKPATRGHGNVNIMEKAAAYKRKQNLEIPKTFKGAKLARYALCVGSGGGNNQAVENLMFRGPECSTSPVLKAFGSAKRETA; encoded by the exons ATGTTTTGCTCTGATTCTGATCATGAAAACTTTGTCTTGGAGTGTGCTGTTGCTAATAAGGAAGAGCAACATGTAGAAGAGAAAGGAATTGAATCTGAAGATGTGTATCCTTCTGGATTTCTAAGCTCCACTCCAACAAAACCCCTTGTGGGGAATGCTGAGGGGACATCCAGTTCTGGTGGTAAACTTGAAAGTATGGAGTATTGCGAGAGTATTCTTAGATCTGTAGACTTTTGTGAGTCTGATGAAGAAGAATTCAAGGGTGATGAACTAAAGACTCTTCCCCCTGAAGCTGTCCAGGCCATACAAAATATCTCTTTGAAGATATCACTGCTGGAAACCCTTGATCATGCTCAAGATCAAGGGCTGGCCACTGGGAAAAACAAATGGGGGCATGTTCTGGTTCAGAAACCTGCTACTAGGGGACATGGCAATGTGAATATCATGGAGAAAGCTGCGGCTTACAAGAGGAAGCAGAATCTCGAAATTCCTAAAACCTTCAAAG GGGCGAAGCTGGCGAGATATGCGTTGTGTGTTGGATCAGGTGGGGGCAACAATCAGGCAGTGGAAAATCTTATGTTCAGAGGTCCAGAGTGCTCTACTTCTCCGGTGCTTAAGGCTTTTGGATCGGCGAAGAGGGAAACTGCTTAG